The DNA segment TTGTCCACCGCCCGGTCGCGGAACAGCGCCTGGTAGCGGCCCCGCGTGGCGCGCTGCACCGAGAAAAGCACCAGGCCCGCCGTATCGCGGTCGATCCGGTGCACGGGCGAGAGACCGTCCAGGCCCAGGCGGCGCTTGAGCCGCACCAGCAGCGTGTGCTGCAGGTAGCGCCCGGTGGGCACCACGGGCAGGAAGTGCGGCTTGTCGGCCACCACCAGGTGCTCGTCCTGGTAGAGCACCGTTTCCTCGAACGGGATGACCGCCTCGCTCGCCAGCTCCCGGTAGTAATAGATACGCAGGCCCGGAACGAACGGGCGGCCGTGGGTGACCGGGCACGCATGCTCGTCCATGACCTCGCCGCGCTCCATGCGCTGCAGCCATTCCGTCCGGTCGACCACGGGCAGGCGTTCGGCCAGGAAGTCGATCAGCAGGCCGCCGCCCTGGCTGGGCGTGACCACGCAACTGGGGCCGACGCCGTCTCGCACCGGCAGAACGCGTGGATCGTGGG comes from the Paracidovorax avenae ATCC 19860 genome and includes:
- a CDS encoding pseudouridine synthase, which produces MHNSHDPRVLPVRDGVGPSCVVTPSQGGGLLIDFLAERLPVVDRTEWLQRMERGEVMDEHACPVTHGRPFVPGLRIYYYRELASEAVIPFEETVLYQDEHLVVADKPHFLPVVPTGRYLQHTLLVRLKRRLGLDGLSPVHRIDRDTAGLVLFSVQRATRGRYQALFRDRAVDKTYEAVAPWRVDVAFPRERSSRIEESPQFFRMHEVPGEANSLTRMEVLDVDGAWARYRLSPVTGRRHQLRVHMAALGLPLRGDAFYPEVNDPPEGDFSRPLQLLARAIAFTDPVTGRERRFESGRQLDWPVRCE